The following are from one region of the Ischnura elegans chromosome 12, ioIscEleg1.1, whole genome shotgun sequence genome:
- the LOC124169847 gene encoding COP9 signalosome complex subunit 3: MASALEQFVNDVRTLSSQGNFRELCEMLGKSSDVLMKNGPHLDTVLETLDLQAHSLGVLAVLCAKFSLISSTTSSTQPSSASSSSPPPPQQQPPTAAVNAGGAIAQDNEVLFAQVQEFIIGCNGEQVRFAPDTYAELCHAFTQRLVELKLPLRGIGLLKRAIRKIQLFDSQLTSVHADLCQLCLLARCFKPALEFLDTDITSISQEGGHFDSRHFLLYHYYGGMIYAAVKDHARALYFFEVAVTTPAMAVSHIMLEAYKKYILISLILHGKVMTLPKYTSQVVGRFVKPLSQPYHDLANACSSNCASEVRAVLAKSHDIFARDGNIGLTKQVLSSLYKKNIQRLTKTFLTLSLSDVASRVHLSSPSEAEKYILNMIEDGEIFATINQKDGMVIFHDDPEKYNSPTMLRRLEEEMAICTELDRKMQAMEEEIIVNPQYVKKAFGGGQEEELPPSAGPVGTTGSSGSGLASGGSSGTSCPSGQVGSKLGTYSM, from the exons ATGGCCTCTGCGTTGGAGCAGTTTGTGAATGATGTGCGAACCCTTTCATCTCAAG GTAACTTTCGTGAGTTATGCGAGATGCTAGGGAAGTCATCGGATGTTTTAATGAAGAATGGGCCACACCTAGATACTGTACTGGAAACTCTTGACCTTCAGGCACACTCTCTTGGGGTTCTTGCTGTTTTGTGtgcaaaattttctctcatatCCTCCACTACATCTTCCACCCAGCCGTCCTCAGCATCTTCGTCTTCACCGCCACCACCTCAACAGCAACCTCCAACAGCTGCAGTTAACGCTGGCGGTGCAATCGCCCAGGATAACGAAGTATTGTTTGCCCAGGTTCAGGAATTTATAATAGGATGCAATGGAGAACAAGTGCGATTTGCCCCAGATACAT atgcaGAATTATGTCATGCATTTACTCAGAGGCTGGTGGAACTCAAGTTACCATTGCGAGGCATTGGTTTGCTTAAAAGGGCGATTCGTAAAATCCAGTTATTTGACTCTCAGCTAACATCAGTGCACGCCGATTTGTGTCAACTCTGTTTGTTGGCTCGTTGTTTCAAACCTGCGTTAGAGTTCTTAGATACAGATATTACCAGTATAAGCCAAGAG GGTGGACATTTTGACTCTCGTCACTTTCTACTCTACCATTATTACGGTGGAATGATTTATGCTGCTGTTAAGGATCATGCGAGAGCTCTGTATTTCTTTGAAGTAGCAGTGACAACTCCTGCAATGGCAGTTTCACACATTATGTTAGAGgcttataagaaatatattttaatctccCTTATTCTTCATGGAAAG GTGATGACCTTGCCAAAATACACTTCTCAAGTTGTGGGCCGGTTTGTAAAACCATTGTCTCAACCATACCATGACTTGGCAAATGCTTGTAGTTCCAATTGTGCATCTGAAGTTCGTGCAGTCCTAGCCAAGTCCCATGATATATTTGCAAG GGATGGTAATATTGGGCTGACTAAGCAAGTACTTTCTTCACtgtataagaaaaatattcagagGCTTACCAAGACATTCTTAACTTTATCACTGTCAGATGTGGCATCCAGAGTCCACCTTTCATCACCTTCAGAAGCTGAAAAGTACATTTTAAATATG ATTGAAGATGGAGAAATCTTTGCTACTATTAATCAGAAGGATGGAATGGTTATTTTCCATGATGATCCAGAAAAATATAATAGTCCTACTATGCTGAGGAGGTTGGAGGAAGAG atGGCAATTTGTACGGAGTTGGACCGTAAGATGCAAGCAATGGAAGAAGAAATAATAGTGAATCCTCAGTATGTGAAGAAGGCCTTTGGTGGAGGACAAGAAGAAGAGCTTCCACCATCGGCAGGCCCAGTCGGGACCACTGGATCTTCAGGGAGTGGGCTTGCCAGTGGTGGAAGCAGTGGAACTAGTTGCCCCAGTGGCCAGGTCGGATCCAAACTTGGCACATACTCCATGTAA
- the LOC124169848 gene encoding nicotinamide riboside kinase 2, with product MYQWLVIGISGVTNGGKTSLTFRLKDLLIQHFQSVKQNVKVLTLSQDDYFLKPDDPRHVLLPSLGHFNWDIISSVDFSALHETILKITGGSPEQKERQFPLVESRKDPIKTTNPLTGILLVEGFLILNYQPTSSLCHLKYYMLLSRAVCTSRRVQRSYDPPDVPGYFEECVWPEHVKYRTEILGKGVVVDKSDPPAMDEVSKSTEDGKLVGSELTESISDEDGDFYLKRGGNVLPLTNFGNAGLGMVDNIRVLNGNASDKETIAQFVFKDVMKEIQVHENAC from the coding sequence ATGTATCAGTGGTTAGTAATTGGTATATCTGGTGTCACAAATGGAGGAAAAACATCACTTACATTTCGACTGAAGGACTTACTCATCCAGCATTTTCAGTCTGTCAAGCAAAATGTCAAGGTATTAACTTTGTCACAAGATGATTATTTCCTAAAACCAGATGACCCTCGCCATGTTCTTCTGCCCTCCCTAGGTCACTTTAATTGGGATATCATTTCTTCTGTAGACTTCAGTGCACTTCATGAAACTATATTGAAAATTACTGGAGGATCTCCAGAGCAGAAAGAGAGGCAATTTCCATTAGTTGAATCACGAAAGGACCCCATTAAAACAACAAATCCTCTGACAGGTATTCTATTAGTGGAGGGCTTTCTCATCCTAAACTACCAGCCAACAAGTTCCCTGTGTCACCTCAAGTACTACATGCTGTTATCTCGAGCTGTATGCACATCTCGAAGAGTTCAAAGAAGTTATGATCCTCCAGATGTTCCTGGTTACTTCGAGGAGTGCGTTTGGCCAGAGCATGTGAAATATAGAACAGAAATTCTGGGAAAAGGTGTAGTTGTTGATAAGAGTGATCCTCCTGCCATGGATGAAGTGAGTAAGTCCACAGAGGATGGGAAACTTGTAGGATCTGAATTAACTGAATCAATCAGTGATGAAGATGGAGATTTTTACTTGAAACGTGGTGGTAATGTGTTGCCTTTGACAAATTTTGGAAATGCTGGTCTAGGTATGGTTGACAATATTAGAGTCCTCAATGGTAATGCATCAGATAAAGAGACAATTGCACAGTTTGTGTTCAAGGATGTCATGAAAGAAATACAAGTCCATGAAAATGCATGCtga
- the LOC124169850 gene encoding uncharacterized protein LOC124169850 isoform X2, with translation MGVSDAQLGKLIVVSSLSLFVYYTLWLWVPPFISKSTLESFPYIFPPTRYALLVPALSGMLFIGGLLVFTINALQNA, from the coding sequence ATGGGAGTGTCTGATGCTCAACTCGGGAAACTTATAGTGGTTTCATCTCTTTCGTTATTTGTATATTATACTTTGTGGCTGTGGGTACCACCATTTATATCAAAATCCACCTTGGAATCATTCCCTTATATTTTTCCACCCACTCGTTATGCATTACTTGTGCCAGCATTGTCAGGAATGTTATTCATAGGGGGTCTTCTGGTGTTTACCATAAATGCTCTTCAAAATGCTTAG
- the LOC124169850 gene encoding active regulator of SIRT1 isoform X1: MSTSVLKRALELFKEDESINKGVDGEDANELKKRKKPKLIKDAGKKKKSVSSWQTAADIRRRLQPSDRTSDNLQALILLNSTSVDKDVASKIMSRASRRNFVKTEEVKEENTVFTEEDFEKFEKEYFVSD; this comes from the exons ATGTCTACGTCAGTTCTTAAGAGAGCTTTAGAGCTGTTCAAGGAGGACGAATCTATAAACA aggGGGTTGACGGAGAGGATGCAAACGAactgaagaagaggaagaaaccAAAACTAATCAAAGACGCTGGTAAAA AAAAGAAAAGTGTCTCGTCTTGGCAGACAGCTGCTGATATTCGCCGCCGATTGCAGCCGTCAGATAGAACATCTGATAACTTACAAgctttaatattacttaattccACAAGCGTCGATAAAGATGTTGCTTCTAAG ATAATGTCAAGAGCAAGTCGtagaaattttgtgaaaactgAAGAGGTTAAAGAAGAGAACACTGTTTTCACAGAGGAAGactttgagaagtttgaaaaggaatattttgtCTCTGATTGA